The Ptychodera flava strain L36383 chromosome 16, AS_Pfla_20210202, whole genome shotgun sequence region cataagcaaatgtcaacaacaaaaaaatagacagagaaggtttgataaaaagaaaaggtgggagtgggtaaaaaaatgtacaagggatctggtaaaaaagtaatgctacattaTCAATCTTCTAAACCCTagcccctcctgaatatcaaatgttccatcccttgtattacataacgccaggtgacaggaaatgtatttacaaccttggagagtTTTTAATTAaagccatgagtgttatcattctaatgtaaacagcacttgaTTTAGTTCAGATAaagaaatgccttccactgtgggcggtgattacaacatctggaattatcctggatccaaatttctcatcagttcttgtatgtcttacatacaaaagttgcaaaaattggtccgcaatgaaaaaattcacctcagctttgttttctggatcgaattttcctacaaattgttaccaaatatgacaaaattatgttcagagccttcgaaactgtctcacaacatatcctgggttgccgtaggtcatttaaggtcacaaactgaaaaaattacttaaaatatacaaatttgggggtttcccaacactttgagcagaaaatttatctaataacatccccgggactttataccaaattacaaagctatcaaacaagtaattttgagaacaagttttcttgaccaatgACAATATTgactttaaaaatacaaatttgtatatttcaggacaatttccacatatctaactattgtcatctctgtacgtctgcgtaccaaatataaaagctgtctgtccaggggttttaaaaagaaaatactgtttgagattttttgaccaaaaatgacaaaattgctcaaaagTAGTagttttcccaattttgtcattatttcaacaaattagaagagtaacaccatcgcaaagatccaaccaaaatttgagagcgattgggccggcggtttcagagaagaataatttttactgaaaatgagaaaatcaccaaaaaattcagcaaaaatacgaAATTAAAGATACCTCCatgatattcataaaactgtataagttcacctaaggtacttgcacaaaaattttcaaagcaatgaaAACAGCGGTTCtggagttattaattcttgaccattttcacattttgtaagctcatttgcataattttggcaatgcagacttcatttgaacaaaatcccatctatagcccaggatgcatccacacaccaaataccaaggtgaaacgtgcagcggtttgcgtgttttttgatgttgacggacatactgtacgtacgtacatacatacatatatacatacatacatacatacagacaccatcgacttcagcttatacgataaactcacattggtataaccaaatgtgagctaaaactGATCACTTTTCAGAAAGATGTGTTTTTATGTTTACAATCTTTTGTTTCTGGGTACCTCaaaacaaaaagctgaatgagAGGGTGTAATCAATAGGATGGGGGCCAAGTCTGTGTATCACTGATTATGATGCAATCTTGCCATGGAGGAAGGATAATCATGAAATCTGTGTAGGTCAACAGGACTACATCAGAACCTGGTAACACTTCAGATATAGacactgttttaattttcttataCGATTATGAACATAACTTGTAAAAGAGAGAAATCCATACAAACAAATTATGAAACTCTGAGGTACATTGCAATTGGAAAGTATACTGCTTTGACAGAAAAGAACACAAAGTTTTATAAAGTCTTTACTGAAACACCTTGTTTTATAGCTATGCCTGGAAATAGCACACAGCTAGCTAGCATtacaacagaaaaacaaaagttGTCATTTGCAAAACCAAAACTGCACGACCAATAAATCAACTATCTGCTGGTATTTCTTAATGGATACCACTTTGgctttgtttttgaaaaccaGGTATCACTGATTTATTCGCTATATCATCAAATACTTTTTGACAACAGGTGCACTGAATCAGAAACCATGACAAGACACCACAATGCTACTGTACCTAATATCTTGCATCATCAATTTCCTGAGTTGCACAGTCTTGGAAACTTCCAATACTTCCTAGTATGGCTATCAGATCTAGTCTCCAAAATGATGACAGGTAAACTGCACACAATGGAGCATGCCCTGAtaacaataataacataaaaggTTTCATGGCATTTTTATCGGAAGTAAAATCACAGTCTAACTTAATTCCACtcttaataaatatcattagcAAATGgtcaaatttctttcaaattttccataTCAATAGAGGGAGATTCAAGTCTAATGATGAACTTaacattttatgatatttttctatAATCACTGTTCCACTGGCTTGGACAGTAATGGTAcaactgcattttaatatgGTCTGGATTCAACAAAGTATATGCACTTCACATAATCATCCAGTTAGGTGAGGAAGAATAATTCAATTGTTCTCTGGATTCATGGCTTTTACTTTCGCCAATTTGGAATTGGTGTAACGTGGggtcaaagtaaaatgaaaaagaacaaATGTTAGACCCAATCTTGAGGACATTAAAAAGACAATAATGCAAGTGTTTTACTTTTATGGCATTCTTGATgtgcatattttttttgttttttgttgggAGCATGTGGAATAATACCTAAATTATTGTGGACAGTTTATAAAATCTACAATCCAAGTTATCAGTAACAGTGTAACTAGCGGAAGATTTTGCTTGTTccttataaatattttttttaattttgctctCCCTCCACAAGCTTTGCCAAAATAATCCGAGGAAcagtagttttttttttgctaaGGCCTTACTATGGAACATGTAACAATGAAGTAACTACTGAACAGatgtaaaatgtgtaaaatacagCTATAAATGAATAGATTTCATATCAATATTAAAACTGATACTACTATATATAACAGCATGTTTCTCTGTCTCAAGCAAGCTTTACAACAAATACCAGTAGTACCAATAAACTGAACAAGAATAAAGTACAAAAGCCTGAATATTATTCTCTTATGCACCATGATTCAGAATGTACACAAGCTAACTCATATGGTTGTACACTCTGCCAACACATCAACACATGACCAGGCTTACTATCAACAAGAACGATGTCTTCAATGATCAGACACTGATTCTAGACATACAAGTATTTTCTGATGATTACTGTGAATATTATCAACTTTGTAATTGTTCTACGTACTGTTATCTTTTCCCTCTCCAAAGTAATTTTACTCGGCCATGTGAGTTTCATTTAAATGTGGAGAATAACTTTGCTGAAAACCTAATTAAAAGCGTAGATTACATTTATGAAATCAGAAATAAAGAAAGATACTCCCTGAAGTAAACGCAGGAAACTTTTGAAAGTATTAATTAGCAGAATATATTCAGCTATTTCAAAGATTGTTAGTCACCTATGATCATAAGCCATGGCTTTGACTGTTAAATGACATACTGATAAACCATTTGCATTTGGCTTCAAGGCAGTATGAAAGCTATGAAATGaatacaaatgtacaaaatcTCTTGAATGAAGGTACTGGAAAAGTCCTTGATTTAGTTTTCCTTATCATCTGTTTTAAACGTAAACAGGTAAATTCTTTTATAAATGACCATCTCTCTTCCTGTTGAAAAATTTTCGTTTTTAGGAAGTACATGAATTGAGCCACACTACAGCACATCAATGGCAGATGTGATCGTATTGATAGATACCAGTTTGTTTTTACCCAATATAATGTGAAGCTGATCAAAACTTGTAATGCCCCCAAACATGAATCAATTGTCCAAtcagaatagttaccatggttACAACAGTGGATGTCGATGACAAATTGCACTTATAGAGAATGAGTGGCCATCATGACAGCCTACGCCATACAATTTGGACATCAAATATACTGTACTGAACATGTTGACTTGATCGAGAGTTGGGCTGAAAATATTTACTGTGATATGAAACATCATCTGTGTAATTGATGTCCACTAATGTGAGCTTTCCCATACCAGTACTTGTCATTGTATCCATTACAGGCATCCGGGTTTATGAAATCTGTAACAGATTGTAAAACTCGTCTCTTCTGAGCAGAATAACCCAGAATTACGCTTCACTTCTAATATGTTTGGCGTTTTTTTCCTGTTGACTAGCCACTtctaatttttgacaaatgtaacTTGCAGAAGCACAATTATTACTCAACTGTGACACACATGAGAAACAAAAAGATaagctttaaaaatgttcatgtaagatGGTCATGAGGGTTAAGCTACTGATTTTGTCAATCTAGAATTTCCTTCTGAGCCATCCTTTGTGTTTTAGATTCTTGGGTCTGCTTAGACATACATGTGCATGGTGAACTAACAACCTGATATAACCCTCTGTTAATTGCTGCTACACGTACACCATCATCCATAAACAATCACATCACATAATTCCATCATTTTGTGATTGAGTTTGAGTCAAAAGGGATTACATTTAAAAAGGTATTCCAGTGCTAGACATTCCAAAATAATATGTCTGGCTAGAAAGTGGTGTGTCAGTGTTGAATGCCCAGCTATCATCTACACATCCACATTGTTTTTGACTGTCTGTTAGAACACTCTGTCAAAGGCAGCATCATTAGATGTACTTGGTCTTTGAGGTTGCTGAGATGCCTGATGACTGTGTTGCCCTTGCAGGTGACGTCGTCTTGGTGGAGCAAGATATTCAAACATGGACTGGTTGTGTGTGGACAACATCTTGGCAAGACTGCAAGGCATTGGGTCTGTCCAGAAAAAGTCATGATTGAGTGCAGCATCACTATCATAGCGCTGTGCTGGATCCAAGCACAGTAACTTGTCAATCAAATCTAATGCCGCTTGATCCTTCACATATGCCTTGAGACGCTCTTTGACCTTTCGTTTCTGTCCTTTTGGAAGTTCAAGTTTGTTGTACATTTCTAGTTTTTCTACATCTGGCCATGTATCTGGTCCTATAGAACCACATAGGTGGCTGATAAGGGTCAGTTGATGCTGTTCAGTGTTTCCTTGCATAATAGGGCTGCGGGTCCACATCTCAGCTACAATACATCCAGCACCCCATGTATCAATTGCTGGACCATAATTCCTCTCTCCTAGAAGCAACTCTGGAGGTCTATACCACAAAGTTACCACCCTGTTTGTGTATCTGTTTGGTCCTTTAGTGTTACTGAAAGCTCTAGCCAGCCCAAAATCAGCTAGTTTAAGAACACCGTTTTTGGTGATAAGAATGTTGGCAGCTTTCATGTCTCGATGTAGGACTTTATTGCAGTGAATATAGTACAATGAGTTCAATAACTGTCTCATAACTTCCTTGATTTCTCCAAGATTGAATTTCACGTTGGGATTGCTGAGAAGTCCTGCCAGGTcatgttcacaaaattcaaacaccaGGAATATGCTGCCTTTGTATCTGTTGAACTGTGTTGCTGTGGAATTGAAGAAAACAAATCTCAAGTTATAGCCAGAGTAGCAGACTCTCTTCACACTATTTTCAAATGAAGGGTGTGTCCCGTTGGTGTGATCACCATGAAATGAGCAACAACTTGTTAGAATTCTTGTACATGGAATATTTGGAATTTTGAGTGTCTCATTCGAATAATATTAGGGTACTACACTCTACAATACATGTATGGCTGCTCTTGTACAGCTTCATAGATACATGGTGGTGTACCGTAAGATAAAATCTGGACATTATAGGCAAATACATTGAATACCAACGGCTGGTCTGTCTGCATTTACCAAATAACTCACTGTGTCACATAAAGGTAATTGAGAGTAAACGCTTCAAACTGATTGCTTTTGGAAGAAATATGACAGTGTCACATCAGTAATGATGTTATAGCACTACTGGTGCTATCAATCTTGATAGACTGACTGGGAAACATAATGATATGTCGTATGTGTGCTGAATTTCTCTGATTGAAATTCCAAGTGAACAAGTCACAGGCAACAAAGAACTTGAGTAATAATGGGAGCGATAGGATTCACTTTATAGAAACCATACTACTTATACAGTAGGGGAACAAAATGACAGAAACATTGTAGAAATTGTGTTCTGAATGAAAACGTCAATATTCTGATGATGGAGCCTGAAGGGGTGATGCTGAAGCTAATGTTGCATTAAAACGTGGAAATTTTTCCGTATAGGCTGGCATTATTACAGTACACATGATGACACTGTCTCCTGACAGCAAAAGCAAACTTACCTTTTGTACGACAGATCTCAAGCAGACTTACAACATTCTCATGGCGGAGAAGCTGAAGGATTTTGATCTCTCTCAACGCAGTGATGGGAAACTGTTCAAAACAGAATACATTATTACAATAAAGCTTGTCATTAtaagtttttgtttaaaataactGTAAGGGCATGCAAACAAAGATCACAGATGTAGGTGTTCTCTTTGCAGTTTTACAGCACAGACtattctttacaaatacaatggGGGCACAAGCGGTGTACTTGGTTTTCCCCACAAAGCATCACAGTGCTAGCAGCCTTCTTTGACTAGGACGCAGACGAAGATATGACGATAATATTGTGGACTACTTTCTAAAATGTATATGACTTAGGAACAGGCTGAGTAGGACTTACCCCTTCTTTCTCATTTTCCATGAGTACTTTCTTCAAAGCCACTACACGGCCAGTCCTTTTGTGCTTTGCTTTGAATACCTCCCTGTGAAATAATTTAAGTGACTATTATGGCTGATGAAGGAAGTTTCTGCTGCTACACTTGGGGGGATAGGGGTAGTCTAATATTTTTTGTATCTCATGGGACCAGGCTCTTCATCTAAAGACCTTTTCTTCCCAAACAAACTCACTTAAACTCTGCTTCATCCCAAAATCACTTTGTCGTATATGCCATTTTGTCCCCATCACTAAAATTAagttaattttcaaatgtagcCCATTTGATGGCAAACTTCAGCTTGGTTACCGGTAATGTAAGTGTTAGGATAAAGGTTATACTTCTTTCATGATAACATTTTGTATTTCCTATGTCCAAACTCATGGCcacctaaccatgctattatgaaatttcaaaacaacagggatacatcacatacatgtattgtgtaTTGCTTGTTAGAAAAGTCTATTTTGGTTTGAGGAATAGATTACAATTGAAAAATTGGATGACACTCATGATTTATGGAGGAGTCTTACAGCCTTAATGTTCAATGTAAACCTTTGCACTCACAGTTGGAAaacttgtttgtgttttgtgaaATAGATTACAAAATAGCAAGCACTCTGGGATGTACATATGCTGGTGTGTCCCAGAACCGGTTTTGAGACACCCATATatctacatgtacctgtaggATGATATGTTGGGGAAGACATAAGATGAGATGATGGGACATCGGACAAAGTGACTATGAACCCTTTAACCTGGACTTGTTCCAAGTCTGTtcgcatataaatatcaaaacagaataaactgaAGGAATAGACTTTAGTTTAGCAGACTGTCACGTTAGTGGTAGGCCGaaccacagttgcgagtggagtgatacgtaccggccgccgcgtactatgcatagaataagtgccacttattctatgcatagtacgcggcggccggtacgtatcactccactcgcaactgtgggCCGAACGTTGCATAGatagtggggtgaacgctagctgcaaaattgtagcgctacggtgaggcggtcggtgatttttggtttttgcgacttcgctcaccagtagcgctacaaggccgatggccctggggagtatcatataagcgcaccccactcgaccaggcgtgttgatgtggaatgcaacatatttactgcatttggtcgtaccgatttatcactactgaagactaaacagtatactgcactaactttgtcgtttatggggtttggaatttgttcaaacacgatgatcgcgttccgaaaacattgagcgtgggaCGTTGGTGtttgtgggagccgccattaccggaagttggtaatgacggctctcagaaatgtttcggaacgcgatcgtcgtgtttgaacaaatttcaaaccccataaatgacaaagttagtgctgtatactgtttagtcttcagtaatgataaatcggtacgaccaaatgcagtaagtatgttgcattccacatcaacacgcctggtcgagtggggtgcgcttatatgatactcccaagggccatcggccttgtagcgctactgtagtactggtgagcgaagtcgcaaaaaccaaaaatcaccgaccgcctcaccgtagcgctacaattttgcagctagggtGAACGCGTATGCCCAATAGCATGAATAGAGTCACTTGGAAATCACTTCTGGTTGTATCGTCTATGCTGTCAAAGCATAAATGTGTAACTGTAATATAAGAGTGGAAAATTAGATATGGTCGTTATACGTAAACAAAGCACAACAGTGTTTCTGATCCATTCACTTCCTCTTACCGTACCGGAGCGgaatttgctgattaaacaaTATTTCAAGGTCACGTTCCTCGACGACGGTCTCCAACATGATTGAAAAAAACTTACCCGAACGTTCCCTGACCAATTTTTGCCAACTTCTCATATTTAAGGACTTCGTCGCAGTATGGGAACTCCAAATTTTCCATTATTTGcggattcattttgaaaaaatgtcaggCTATTGCCAGTGCTAAAACGGAAAACGATAAGCTGAGGAATGGCGAGTTGCGGTGAAATGACCCCTGACCTAAGTGAGAACCTCCAGCTTAGCCAAAAGTATAAAGAGgggtttatttttttcccacttttAACGTCAGTTGCTTTTTTTGTTGGTATTATTATGATTACATTGGCTTTATCTCTTCTCAAAACAAATGTAGGTGGCATTTACTcggttaaaaaacaaaatttacccaaaatttacaaatcacaTCTAGAGAATATTAAATGTACATTGCTTCCTAGAGGGTTAAAAGTGTACGCAACAACTGATGACGATTACACATTGCATTTCTGGGAAACCCTATCATTCAGGTTTCTTCGGaagattttcattttatatCGCATAAATTTTGTCGTCACTGTTGAATTTTTAGAATCAGAAGATGCCAAAGGTTATATCTAGAAGTGTTGTTTGCTCTGATACGAGGGATAAAGAGGAATATGACGAAGCGAAGCCCTTACACGTTTACTATTGTCTATGTGGTCAAATGGTTCTGATTCTTGGTAAGTTTTAATACACATACAGTGTTTTAGGTATTGAAATACTTGCTAGTCCCGTAACAATATGACACAGAACcgctaatttcaaaaattaactGGGCTTCGAAGCAGTCGATTAATCAGCGAGTTCACCGATGATATCGAGACGTGAAGTTGTTTGATATTACCATAGGGTCCTCAATCtccgatgatattgatgatgatgatgattaagttaggctgtattgaattttgccgCACATATGTATAATTAGGCTGTCTTGAATTTCGcggcgcatactttgttcttttctgcaaatactatcaacaacaacaacaacaataataacaacaacaagaacaaatttacagagtccaaatatatttttatttcggAGTGTCTATTACCACGCGCGTGGCAATAGCCAAGTTGGCTATTGCCACGCGCGTGGCAATAGCCACGGtggctattgacacgctaaGATTTTTTCGGAGACAGATTTTGTCAACTGTTGAAGTTAACTTTTCCCAGTTTGTGTAGAAATTAGCTCAAGTAAGTGTAATTGTATATTTCTGCCACGATTCACCTTGCGCTCGCTCGGGAAGTTGGTCTGATGGTCGACGAAGCTTGGGGACGACCGGTCGGTTTGCAGTCTCTGCGATTGACAGTATACTGCATGGTCATTCATGCATCATGACAAAAGATACCATTTAAAAAGAGCTTGTCTGGAAAGCAACTCAAAATTTACTCATTTTAACCCAAGAGAAATTGTTTCGGGGGCGAGAACACCAACCTGACCTGCCGAAAACGTCtgtctatgacctttgaccacgtGACCTATCTGTCAGCGATGTCATCACGTCAACAAACTGAGTGCATGCTGTATACGCGACGTCAGAACTTTCGAATGGAGGCCCCAGTGAATGTTAATTTCGAATTGTTTCTGTGGCACGAAAGTTTGTATAGTGACTCctggttttaattttttgatttggtaagaaacgGGGTGGACAACTGGTTGACATTTGTTAGAGAAAAAGTTTAGTCTCATTTTCCATGTAACACAAGTTATGCCAAGCATGATTGAAGCCGATTGAAGCCATACTACGCGTAGCTACGTGAAGTGAATGGTCGAGCTCCAGATTGGCAACGACAATAAAGACTAGTCCCAAAAACTTTGCGAATCGTTCTTTTTCCCTGAAAACATGTGCGAGGCAAAGATCGCTGATGACAAACAATGATGAATACTCAGGGATCAATGGATGTAGTCCGTTGCGCGTTTTCATTAGACCTGACGGTCGGTCATGTTTTACTTCTGACGCCAAGCAACAGATTACGCTTGATTTACcgaattatcagcaaaaaaatATGGATTCAGGACGTGAACCATTGAGAGAGTCAATTATAGGTCAAAAAACATCTCAGAATTATCGTTCAAAACCATGGCGTGGCAATAGCCAGGTTGTCTATTGCCACGCGCGTGGCAATAGACAACCTGGCTATTGCCACGCGCGTGGCAATAGACAacttggctattgacacgcgtgTGGCAATAGCCTCGGCCTTTTTATTTTCctccttttttaaatatttaatcatcatcatcatcatcaatatcatcagaGATTTAGGACCCTATGATATTACCACAGGCTTTCGACTCAATACAGGTGAACCGCCAAACTGCCACTGATGCACGGTTTGGCGCGCTGCCTGCATTGAGTCGAAAGACTGTGGATATGACATTATTACACTGTCATTTGTGGTTGGATACACTGCGAAGGTAGCGCTGTGTGGCATGCCGGCAGGGCTGTGTCAtgcggtcctactaattactgcccatCACTGCCCGTCACGAAATTTGCCTTCCTATCactgtaatcagtcgatatttcaataccaaagaccacttaTATTTGTGAAAAGCTATACAAAACAAGAGTTTGTTTTACTCCAAATGCCTGAGTCCTGTCTCAGAACTACAATCAATATCCAGAATTGGAGCGCTAAGTTGTCGACAGGCAGTGTTTGGACATCAAATACGATCAACATTACTACTCATTCCAAAATTAACTTTTTGGGGTCTGGGATGACTATTTTGTATGGTATTGCAatatcaactgattacagtCATTGGAAGGCTAATTGCCTGGCGGGCAGTGGTTAGAGTCGACAGGCAACTTAAGTGCCAAGTGGTACCGATCACACAATTAGCATTGCTACCCCTTCGAAAATTGACGTTTTCAGATCTGGGACTATCGTTTCATTTGTGTTTACAAAGagtagtggtctttggtattgagatatcgactgattacagtaattggaaggttAATATCCttacgggcagtgacgggcagtgacgggcagtaattattAGGACCTGTGTCATGTGCTATACCGGCTATAGGCCTCCCACCCAAACGAGATTGACTGCCTGTCAGAAAATTAACCTTCCAATTACTGTGATAAGTTGATATCTCAATACAGGAGACCACTACTATTTATAGAAAGCTACATATTTAGAGTCTGTTTTTGCCATGGAGCTAGAAATCTAGCTCCGGTTTTACTCACAGTGCTATAGTCCAGTCTCAGAGCTGACGTctcttttttacatccatgtacAATACAATCAAATGATTAGCATTGCTGCTCGttcaaaaaatatcagtgttttacGGGTCTGggactattattttgtttgtttttataaaGAGCAGTGGTGTTCAGTATTGAgatatcgactgattacagtaatcgGAAGGTTAATTTCTTGATGGGCAGTTGACAGGCAGCGATGGGCAGTGAtaggcagtaattagtaggacccttCGCTGGTCCTACCAATTATTGCCTTTGGCTGCCTGATGGAAGTGTGGGTTTCACttgtgcacagtccctccactcacagGAGGGACTGTGACCTGTGCTTATTTTGGTCAAACTACAATGACCCAACATATCAAACATAAGATGCTGATTTAGAAATGAATAAACTCAAGCCCATTTTGCATTGATATTTTCCAACAATTTCAACAACAATCAGAGATAAATCTTCAGTGACTATTACAGTACCACACGCAAAGATCAAGTTTGTGTCGTTTATGCAAAGTTTCTCTAGCATAAAACATtagttacatgtatatatggtCTACCAAActgaattttcttgattttctcaaATGATTTCTTCATTTTGTGCATTAGAGTGCAGTAGTCATTTTGCCTGTCTTAGATCCATGCTGGGCCAACTCAAAACAGTATTCTTCCAGTGAAACGTTCCTGGTTGAATAATATAGTCGCTCAGTTTAATGTAAaaggctatatatatatatatatatattgaaaattaaTGATGCCACTGTTAGATCAGGCCAAGCATTGAAGAATTTGACAGTATAATTAGCATGTTGGTTCCAGCCAGACCTCACAACCTGCAATTGCTTAACAGTTAGTGGCTTGCCTTCCATGGTGCAAATCAAGTGCAAATGCAGGTTTGAGGTCTGGCCTGTAAATATTGCAGGCGGGATATGAGTCCATAATTTGCATGttgcactgtttacatcacTTTAAAAATGTATGCAACAGCTTCTAACGTTTCAACTGAATAAACAAGAAATTGGACAATACATTTATCAATAGAAAGTCTGGAGATCAAATGTGAAGATATTTCTAATATGGTCTCTACATAATCATTGTTGACAGATTGCACCATAGACAAACTGCCACTCAGAAAGAGAGATGGAGCTAGAGTCATAGATGGCAGCAAACATGCGCACAAATTGACTTGTGAAGCCGATGAAACAATACATCTTAAAAGGTAAGTGGAAAGTTAGACTCACAGTCCCATG contains the following coding sequences:
- the LOC139114752 gene encoding cyclin-dependent kinase 9-like, whose protein sequence is MNPQIMENLEFPYCDEVLKYEKLAKIGQGTFGEVFKAKHKRTGRVVALKKVLMENEKEGFPITALREIKILQLLRHENVVSLLEICRTKATQFNRYKGSIFLVFEFCEHDLAGLLSNPNVKFNLGEIKEVMRQLLNSLYYIHCNKVLHRDMKAANILITKNGVLKLADFGLARAFSNTKGPNRYTNRVVTLWYRPPELLLGERNYGPAIDTWGAGCIVAEMWTRSPIMQGNTEQHQLTLISHLCGSIGPDTWPDVEKLEMYNKLELPKGQKRKVKERLKAYVKDQAALDLIDKLLCLDPAQRYDSDAALNHDFFWTDPMPCSLAKMLSTHNQSMFEYLAPPRRRHLQGQHSHQASQQPQRPSTSNDAAFDRVF